The window TGAGATTGAGTTACGGCATTTAACCGATATTGTAAAATTACATATCCACATCAATTTGGTATGGATAATATTTTGTCCGTGTTGTGatcatttgtttgtttattttatttatttgttaatttattttctatttatatTACGCACACAGTTTACGAATCGATTATTGTAGagaggagagggagagagttAGAGAGGGCCGCTTTATGtcatttttaattcgttttaaTCTAATTCGTTCACGCTTTGATGCGATAACCACCATCGTATGATACGCCGTGGAATTTTTTACTCCTGCGTATTATGTGTGAATCATTTCTTTGGATACTTGTCTGTATAGCCTAAACCAATATTCACACTGGTCAAACTTGTTTTAACGATATTCTGGTAgttaaaatacgaaataaatcgaaacaaATAAGTAATACAGAAAAGTTAAGAGAATTTATGGCgtggaaatttatttacatttaacAGCGTCATTCGATTCTTCGCGCATATTAGAAACTTTTTCGACACAAAGAAACTATCCGATACGTATAAATTGTACTGTGAgtacttttcaatttcttgcaaattttagaaataaattacaatgcCCGAtcgtaaaattcattttttcaaccgcaATGAAAACGTacagattttgaatatttcaagtcATTTTCCGGgagtgataataattaatcactaataacaatattttagtACATTGTTGTCATACACAAAATCATAGTTCTAAAgtcatttttcttatattatcAAAAAACCAGACACCTTTTAACATGTTATCATATAATCTCGATCATTATAATCTTATAGATAATTTTGCCTATCAAATTtctcaattaattatattgttcGGTCATATTATGATATATGTAGAATATAAAAGTGAGTTCTAAAAGTTTCCGGTCAGTATCAAAATTAGAATGATATTTCTCAGAATTATGATACAGCAAGAGATTATTAAATAACTGATTGCGGTGTTCGGTTGATTATTCATTCACTGTAATTTTATGCACTGCTATATTTAGGTTCGCATCACTCGCTTATCGTCTGTTTAAAGCGAAAATAAGTCTAACGATAATTGAAGAACTGTTAGAAATATTCATGTTAAATGCGAACAGCTTCCTCGAGATTCAGTTTTATAAAGAATAGGATCAccgttattataatttatacgtatttCATCGTGCATATCGTGCCtaatttataacaataatcgCATTCACGTACGAAATTTAAGGGCTTATAAGTATTCATTTGATCTTTTAATTCCAACAGTCCAACAAATTTTACTTGATTTTCTTgtttaaatttcaactttttttttcccccccgtATTTCTATCGACTATCAAAGATTATCGCTATGCAAGCTGATAAACGTGTGTAATATAATCTacctataggtataataaagtAGCTATTCAAACGCAGTGTTAAACACGCATAACATGCATAATCGCTAACAATTCACactaattaattattgcatGTAATTACCATACACcgatataaaattttccagCGATAAATTCGTTTATCTTTGATACgtatgagaaataaaaaattaaaaaaaaaaaaatgtggaatgATTAACCCTTCTCAATTTGTATCTATACCGAGGACTCGcagtgaaaataattccgtGAAATTGTAACCATATACGCTTTATCGTTCagctgtataatatatgcgCTTTATCAATTAGATAACGTCAATTAGCCAGAATTGATATTCACACGGATAAATAAACCCCTCTACacctcgtaaaaaaaaaaaaaaaaaaaactgatctcCCTCAATTCTTCGgtcgaattatttatttattctcgtCATACTTGTTACGTGTTTAAAGTATATCATTATGTGTTGTGTTACATATGATAGGTGAGTGATTTATTCACTGTTACAAGTGTGGAAGTATACGAAACCAACGCAGGTTTAAAACTTGAGACGAGATAGTTGTAAAAACGaacatcaataaaaaaaaggatcgaaaaccagtcataaaaaaaaaaaaaaaaaaacttgaacatAATGTGGCTGAAAGATATGTGTGATGGTGCATTGCCTGCTGCACAATTTATGAATTCAAGGCTCAACGTACCTAATgagtaagttttttttatttttttacacacccACAGCATAACATAATGCGATACAATTTATAAATGACGCAATACTTACTTTCATTATCTATGTACGCGCGATTTTTCATCGTGTCGgaattatataattatcacATGCACAGCGCACACTGagctttctttttgttttttttttctacggaaaatacaaaaaccTAATATTCAAATCTGATTACGATTATACCGAATGTCTAATTACATGGTCGAAAAGGATAAGATTGAATTGGATTTCTTTTAATCGGTAATATCGAGGAATTGTTTGCAATACTCTGATTGCGAAGTAAAAAGTCtgagtgtaataaaattatggGGTATTTATCTCGTTTACAGCGTTTCCAtccgtgaaaatttaataaatgcTGAttgaatgacaaaaaaaagaaaaaaaacatccgaGAGGTCGGAACGCCTTGCGAGTTTCCAGTGCAGAAGTTTTCACAACTGTCTTTGAAAATCTGCCAAGCTGACAAtcttgaggaaaaaaaatatttagcgtgaaaaaaagtacgaaacacagctttgatcatttggaAACAGGTTGAACAGCTGTGACTGATATGAATCGAGTGGAATTCAATTTTAACGTTATCTCCTTggcgtaaaaaattaatttacaaccATCGCTTTGTAACTAAATAAGAAGattacaatatattacatataatagAAATGAATGCTTTAAAAATCGCttgagatgaattttttccccagCTTATcagttgaatttcaaaaatttataaattctccTGAAACCCATAATAACAGATCGAAATTAACAATTTCGAATGCGTGATTAATCGTTAGTAAtcgaaagaaattaattttcacaaagATTTATTTCAGACGATTTTCCGAGACTTCAACTCCACCGAAAAAAGTCAGCTTTGGTTCATTCAagatgaatataaaaattcaattcacctgccgttatcatttttcaaaccgaTCGATAATTCAAACTGTCCGATGTCATTGTTttactgataattttttattccttagtttttttttttttttcttatcaggTTGTAAGCTTGATTAttggtataaaatattttttttctactcttcaAACCGCGTGGGAGaaaataacgatgaaaataaatctgcAGCTGCGTTGTGCGTCACAACGCAGCGGTGCCtgtggaaaaatttactcATACCTGCCGCGCATTCGGCATCTGCTGTTACACTGGAACACAtcgtaatattatacatactttGTAAATTGTGAGCAGTAGCCATCTATATTCGCGAATTTGGTCGTGCAGCGGACCGCAGGTTTTAAAACACTCGTAAATCCTGCAGCAATCTTTATTCCCGATTTAACTAATAAAGGCCGATTAATACTGTGTCTATCAGCCACCGATCGATCGTTATAAaccgataattaattaatagtTAAGTCACGTAACGACTTGGACATTGCTTAAATAAAAAGTGGTTAAAGAGTGCGCGATTTGTCTTTCGTCGTGCAGCGGAATTCACTTGTCGATATGATTAATAACTTTTCGGATAATTTTTAAGTTGTGTTTACTGAGTTAAAAATACTGctgtaatttttattgtaaatattgtgtatGATAAAACCGCGCACGACATTCTGCGTTGAAAACTACGCAATACACGCTCGTGAATTTGATTGAATGTGATCGAATAGTCGACGAGGTTGAATTCGTCGGTAATGCGAACGTAACGAAATACGAACGTAAAGTCCATTAGTTTAAATATTCAGGGTTTTTgagatggtgaaaaaaaaaaaaaaaatagtagatTAGAACTCGATCGACAAAtctcgtgtattttttttttcattctgtaaattttcagtgacgacaattatcaatttcttcttcttctcaaaCATACTCAGAAatacgtacataaatatattcgCCACGCTAGCTTGCAAAAATAACAGTGTTGCAAGTTTTACGTCAAGAATCGTGTAACATAATTTTATCTATTAGTAGGTCATTACTTTGGGACCGGGTTGatgttccgaatttgaaaagttccgaaagcgcctatTTGGTGGCGCAATTTGAAGTAAGGAAGTCgaacttttacgaaacaacaaaatttcgaaGGGTCGGAAAGCCTATGGCTCAAAtttccgaaatgcaagattccaaaaattcaagttacggtAGAGCAAAGTTTTGATAgggtaaaattccgaaaattaaaatatactcacgcAACGTAGTTTACTCGACAAgagaaaatcagaatgaccaggattccgaacgtaaaaatatcgaaactCCAAAACAACGAAAtgtcaaagtggtgaaatttcactaaGCTAGAAATttacagaactgaaaatcttcgaacAGTCGAAATTTCGgtgtttcgaattttcaattttctcattttcacactttcgaaactttgatctttctttaaagtttgatttccctacttcaagtttcgccgaaaaaaatatcggcatttcgcgctttcggaacttttcaaattcggaatttcaaccccgcctcATTAGTTTCTTTGAATTAGATAAACTctttaaaatatataacaatatGTTTTCGACAAACGCGGGGTCTACACGTTGACAAATTGCCTTTGGCAATTATTAATGTAAAGAAGAGAACAAAAGTGCtttgtgtaattattttccattatacgttatacttgaaagaaaagtttacTGTACGTGCAGGCTAAATATAAATCGTGATTAATCGCCACCTCGAAAACATATTATAAGTATAAAGACAGTGATGTTTTATCTGACctatcgaataaaaaaatatatacataagaTTGCTAAACCATGTTATTATGCGAGAAGAGGCTCTCTTTGTTAAGTGCAGGGCCGCTTTTTCCGTCAACGTCCCgctattcttcttttttaatttgtttttttttccctcgggGATCGTACGCTAAATAATAGCacaataatgtaaaaaaatatcggttgCAATTTTTCTCCGAGGTTTTTTAAACCTGTTCTTTTCCGAAAAATATAGATTCTTCTTTTATCGCGACAGATGCGAATGGCTCTAATTTTTATAACggtaaaatttgacaaatgtGATTAACAAGTGGATGAAATATTTGCTGAAAATTTGCTCAAgtttacaaatgaaaaaatttcatcaatccATCGAAATCGTTGAATCTGCTGATAAATTATGTAATTCCTCGCGATTCTTGCCCAAGAAAATAACGTTTGAaacatgattgaaaaaatgaaacagctTCGAAACGAAATACCCGAAAAATACATACGAATGATACATATATTAAACAGGAAAATGGTGAAAGTATTAcctatgtgaaaaaattctttctttttcaaaagtttagCCGCGTTGGATATAATTGTTTTCACGACCTCGGGAAGTTAAAATATTTACtgctgaataaataaataaatacaaagtACAAGACGGCTGAACTCGCGAGTATAAATGTCAATAAGCCGATATTCGTTCAAGTGCCTTGTACATTCGACTGCGTTACTAATTAATACGCACATCATTATGCTGTGTGTAAAATAGTGCGCAAGAGAGAATTTCACCGATTTGTACGGACGATTCGCAGATCGATAAATAACTGATTACTTAATCGCGTATTCAAAATGCCTGGGTGGCTATTTTCCATCGGCCACGACGCTCTCCCCATTGCTACGAATAATAGGTAAGCTGTAATAGCGCCGAATGACGAGATCGAGATTTAAAAAGTGAAGCTCTGCAGCTGATTGATTGGGAGTTGAATGGATTCAGTTTTAATggaatagaaatataaaaccgcatatgaaaataaacattgttcagttattaatatatttgaaaaaaattggacataATATtgtcatgttttttttccccccgttttccatcattttattatttggcCAGTTATTGTGGATTACGATCGATTTTGTATTTACAGATTAATTATGCACGAATCGTTTACAGTAAATTCTAAATATGTCGTTAATATTCTCTCTGGGAGAATAAAGTTTATCAATTTcgttcaataattataattggtGAATCGGAAATTCAGTTACATATCAATAAGATCACACGTAATTCgtgatttaaattatttcacgaaaTGTTGTATTATAACGAGATCGAGAATCTTGATTGGAAAATAATCGGTTCCATTTTGCAATCCGCTTAGGATCGTGTTTGTgttattcatttctttccAACAAAGTCCATCGGGCAACGGACCTTCAATCTTTTTCATTTGCGTGTAATATAGAGTTCAGTAGCGTGTAATAATATGCTGTTATCGTTTATATGGTTGATTCTAGCGATGGCTACTGAGCTaagaataatcgatgcatcgattaatgaagttcaaaaaaaaaaaaaaaaaaaatgaatgggcgacaattaatcgattatttcgcatttttttgaaacgatgtatttgaaactaaaatttcatttatcgtTCACTTATTACATCAAATAggtacttacaattagtaaggaagacaatgataataattgatactttaatcacataaattgatattgttttGCGTCGTTCgtgggagtaaaaaacaaaaaacgattgtgcggaaaaataatcgagtcggtcgattaatcgagtttcaaaaataattgattatactCGCTTATAAccggtaaaaaataatcgatctAGTCTAAAGTCGATTATTTTTGGGCGTCAATTGATTCGTTTTTGTTAATTAAGGAAAGAAGCGTCAAATTCGACGCGAAGGATTGTAGTAATCTCGAAAAATCAAGTATCATTATCATGCCAAAGGATATTATTTCAGATAATTTTGTCACCAACAACGAGGCAGAATCCATTAAATTTACTGAAATAATTTCGGacagttttttatttgttgCCGAAAATTCCCATACCGAAGGGTCCGTAACCCGTCATCACGCGGTCAACAGGTCTTGCCAACTTTTGTGTTCATATTCATATTGTTCATATATTTTGTGACCAACACGTTAAATTtgctaattttaaaaaatattccttttTATCTCTGTTCCAGAATATTTGTCAATAGAAGTCTGCATCTCGAAAATATCAAGTTCTATGGATTCGATATGGACTACACATTGGCTGGTTGGTgtcaaattttattgatttctcTTAACGTTAACACTTCgctcgattgaaaaaatattaattatatcgaCTAATCCGGGTGACGTAATGGAATATTATGTCAACTCGGTTTAgtcacttttttatttaaaatgaaaagttcGCGAAGAGACCGcgttgaaatttgttattcaGTATTCCGCCATCGTGTAATTAAACCAATCGAACTAATGATGTTACAGAACAGTCTTCTGAtcttaaatatttatatttatgtgAAATGCGAAATCGCTTGAAACCcaaattgtcaattttaatccaaaacactaataaaaaatcacgGGTCATTTAAACTGAGTTGCGACCTGAAATTGTCATTGGACCAAATGTATGTCATATTTTCTATCACTTTAGATTCATTCGAAAATCTATGTGATTTATGCTAAACATTTTTCTAtggaagtatatttttttacagagtACAAATCGCCGCAGTACGAACAGCTGGGTTTCAATCTTCTCAAGGATCACTTAGTGTCTCTGGGCTACccggaagaaattaaagaattcGAATACGATCCGAGTTTCCCTGTAAGAGGCTTATGGTTCGATACTCTTTATGGAAATTTATTGAAGGTTGACGCCTACGGAAACATTCTCGTATGCGTCCACGGTTTTGAATTTCTCAAACAGTAAGCTAAACGTTTTTTGTTCCACGATACCGAGGCATCCTTTCTTTCCCAACTTCCATTATTTGTAATCATTAATTTATCGGTTGTTTCAGCTCCCAAGTTTACGAACTTTATCCAAACAAGTTCTTGCAGCTCGACGAATCGCGTGTTTACGTACTAAACACTTTGTTCAACTTACCTGAGACTTACCTGCTGGCGTGTTTGATAGACTTTTTCACAAACTCACCTCAGTACACACCAGAAAAGACTGGCGTAAAGGCCGGCGAGCTCACTATGAGTTTCAAGAGTATTTTTCAAGATGTCAGGAACGCCGTTGACTGGATACATCTCCAGGGAGATCTGAAAACCAGAACTATACAGAATTTGGACGACTATGTTAAAAAGGACGAAAGGCTACCGATGTTCTTGACAAGGATCAGAGAGAATGGTGCCAAAGTTTTTTTACTCACAAACAGCGACTACGTGTTTACAGATAAAATTATGACCTACCTCTTTGACTTTCCTCACGGAGCGAGAGTGAGTAGtgttgtatattttcaaaatatataaatgtcACAAATACTTTCTCTTCatctttttattcttgtttcattttgtttgtTGCTTTTTTAGCCAGAGGATCCCCACAGAAATTGGAAAACTTATTTCGACATTATTGTTGTCGATGCTAGTAAACCACTGTTCTTTGGCGAGGGTACGATCCTCCGTCAAGTTGACACCAAGACTGGGGCATTGAAATTGGGAACTCATAGAGGACCTTTACAC is drawn from Neodiprion fabricii isolate iyNeoFabr1 chromosome 3, iyNeoFabr1.1, whole genome shotgun sequence and contains these coding sequences:
- the LOC124179082 gene encoding cytosolic purine 5'-nucleotidase isoform X8, with product MWLKDMCDGALPAAQFMNSRLNVPNEIFVNRSLHLENIKFYGFDMDYTLAEYKSPQYEQLGFNLLKDHLVSLGYPEEIKEFEYDPSFPVRGLWFDTLYGNLLKVDAYGNILVCVHGFEFLKHSQVYELYPNKFLQLDESRVYVLNTLFNLPETYLLACLIDFFTNSPQYTPEKTGVKAGELTMSFKSIFQDVRNAVDWIHLQGDLKTRTIQNLDDYVKKDERLPMFLTRIRENGAKVFLLTNSDYVFTDKIMTYLFDFPHGARPEDPHRNWKTYFDIIVVDASKPLFFGEGTILRQVDTKTGALKLGTHRGPLHLGEVYSGGSCDVFTELIGAKGKDVLYIGDHIFGDILKSKKIRGWRTFLIVPELVQELHVWTDKCQLFAELQSLDVMLGEMYKNLDSSTKEKPDISKLRASIRDVTHKMDLAYGMMGSLFRSGSRQTFFSSQVVRYADLYAATFLNLIYYPFSYMFRAPAMLMPHESTVAHEQRFVMETPMISRSRTFKLTDEEEDQGKVFSQGLVDIDHTGSQIPHARPETPRNVTHTHDEDCSDEDSDSQKQANIEARKLSLREVN
- the LOC124179082 gene encoding cytosolic purine 5'-nucleotidase isoform X9 is translated as MPGWLFSIGHDALPIATNNRIFVNRSLHLENIKFYGFDMDYTLAEYKSPQYEQLGFNLLKDHLVSLGYPEEIKEFEYDPSFPVRGLWFDTLYGNLLKVDAYGNILVCVHGFEFLKHSQVYELYPNKFLQLDESRVYVLNTLFNLPETYLLACLIDFFTNSPQYTPEKTGVKAGELTMSFKSIFQDVRNAVDWIHLQGDLKTRTIQNLDDYVKKDERLPMFLTRIRENGAKVFLLTNSDYVFTDKIMTYLFDFPHGARPEDPHRNWKTYFDIIVVDASKPLFFGEGTILRQVDTKTGALKLGTHRGPLHLGEVYSGGSCDVFTELIGAKGKDVLYIGDHIFGDILKSKKIRGWRTFLIVPELVQELHVWTDKCQLFAELQSLDVMLGEMYKNLDSSTKEKPDISKLRASIRDVTHKMDLAYGMMGSLFRSGSRQTFFSSQVVRYADLYAATFLNLIYYPFSYMFRAPAMLMPHESTVAHEQRFVMETPMISRSRTFKLTDEEEDQGKVFSQGLVDIDHTGSQIPHARPETPRNVTHTHDEDCSDEDSDSQKQANIEARKLSLREVN